The DNA window CTTCGATATTTTCACGGCAAAGTTCCAATACTTCATCATAAGAACTGCTCTGGAACAGTGGTGGGTTAATATTTCCGCATATTACATCATGGTCTCCGAATGCATCTATTTGTGTTTTTATAGACGTTTCAGGTCCAAACAGCCACACGTATTTACCTGACCAGTCGTTTTCTTCCCTCATCTTGACATAATAGGGGATGTTACCGTTCTGGTCTGCACACGGATGCATCAGAACCGCTGGAATTCCGCGTTCTCTCACATGATCATGTATTTTCTTCACGTAGGGATAGGCAAACTCTTCAAACATCTTTGCTGATATCATGGTATTTGATTCAGATGGACCACCGTCAAACGGGAGTAGGTTTTTCGGTCCATATTTATCTGCGAAATAATCAACGGCATTGATAAACATGTCACTTACCTTATCAAGAATCTGGTGTACTACATCAGGCTTGGTTACAACCCAGTTGAAAAACTTGGATGTTTCAGCTATTACCGATGCAGCGGTGAAAACACTCCCTATCTGTACTGTAACAGGCATTCCACGTTCTGCACATTTAGCTGCCACTTTATCGGCTTCTTTATAAGCGCCTGGTAGCTCATCCCTGAAATCAGGAACTTTCAGGTTTTCTACATCTTCTACCTTGTTCACCGGATGTTCTTCTACATAGGGTGCTCCCTGACCCTTTCGATATGGGAACCCAATCTTACCGCCGAATTCCCATGCTCCACATGAAGCGTATCCATACATAGGTGTCTGTTCATAACCGTGAAGCCGCATAGATGCGAACTGTGCATCAAAGCACATATCTCCATCTGCATAGAAATCCCCAAGAGAAATACCGGTTATATTTGTTGCATACCCTTCTATAAAGGGTACTACTGGTACACGGTCAGGTTTTTGCCCGGACATGACAGCTGCCATGCGTTCGGGAGAAGTCATTCTTGTTGTCATTTATATACTCCCCATATAACATT is part of the Methanohalobium evestigatum Z-7303 genome and encodes:
- a CDS encoding uroporphyrinogen decarboxylase family protein; this encodes MTTRMTSPERMAAVMSGQKPDRVPVVPFIEGYATNITGISLGDFYADGDMCFDAQFASMRLHGYEQTPMYGYASCGAWEFGGKIGFPYRKGQGAPYVEEHPVNKVEDVENLKVPDFRDELPGAYKEADKVAAKCAERGMPVTVQIGSVFTAASVIAETSKFFNWVVTKPDVVHQILDKVSDMFINAVDYFADKYGPKNLLPFDGGPSESNTMISAKMFEEFAYPYVKKIHDHVRERGIPAVLMHPCADQNGNIPYYVKMREENDWSGKYVWLFGPETSIKTQIDAFGDHDVICGNINPPLFQSSSYDEVLELCRENIEEGMNSPSGYILAAGCEFPPNAAPIKVMAMVDAAEMYGKYS